ATGGATTGATCTAATTCAAAAGGAGAAATTTGACAGCCTTCAAACAGGCCATGTGGTTCTAATTTATTTGGCAAAGGAACCGGAGAAGGATGGTTTCATTGGAGACGCTGGCGAGAAGGGAAATCTTGTCCCCATTTATTAACCATGTCAGAGCTGAAGGGAGGACTTGTGCCCCAATGCCATCAACATTGGTTCCAACATCATAACGATAGAGGGAGCCACTTCGAAATCTTGGGACTTTTCGCAGGCAAATCTACCACATAATGATCTCTGAGCCATAAAATTAACGACTTAAGAGTCATTGAAACAAGAAGTCTAAATAATCTCAAGTCTGTAAGAAAAAGAATACAAGTACTATTACAACAAAAAAATTGGAACTATTTCATCCTTTTGAGCTACCTTGGCTGGCATTGGACTCCTTTTTTCAGGACTCCTCTACCCCAAGATACTGGGAATGAGATGCAGCGAGAAGTGCTGCTCCAATCCCAGAGCCATCGTTTGAGTGCTCGATCACAAAGTTGTCCGCAACTTGTTCTCCCAGTAATTCCTTGAGTGAACTCTCCAAGGAGTTTCTAAATTTAGTGTAGTGCTCAAATAACCCACCATCAACAGCTATGACAGATTTCTGGTTATCCCCATCTTTTGGAGTGTCTCTTCCCAATTTCTTGATGATCCCATAAATCCCAGCAGCTGATAGACGTGCACCACGAGTGGCAACAATGTCACATAGCTCAAAGACGATTTTTCTCAAAGGTAGGGGGCTGTTCGATACCTGACACAGAAGAGCAAGTTTAGATGTCAACAATGGCGTGAGCTTTGGTGACCGAAGAAAAGATTAGGCTATCTTTTCCTTTCATGAAGTGACAAAAACTCAAATGACCAAGAAAAAAGTGATCAATTAGTTCCTCAAGGTGCATAACTAATGGAACGAACAAGAAAGGGAATTGTTATTCAACCTCCAAAATGTTGTTTAGCTTGGTTCCAACAACTTTCAGATCTGGAGATGTATCATGATGCATGGCAGACATGTCCGGAGTCCTGCATAAATACAAATAATCCAACTTTGTAGTTGAAACATAGATAAAACCTTCTACGTTTTTGTTTCACAAAGAGGTCAGTTAAAAAGCATGCCCCACTACATGTGAGCAAGAGCAATACCTAAGAATGAAAGGTTTCTTAAGTTTAGGCGGAACAACATCACCAAAAAGGGCAGCTTCTTCAGCCATCCTACACAGAACTCTGCGAACGATTTCTCCTAGATACATACCAGATATCATCTTCTCAAAAATCTGTAAGATAGATAGCCACAAGATATGTATTATATATAGGACGGGCAACTTCGCaattagaaatgaaaaaaactACAAGACGAGTAGCTTAAAGAAAAGAGAACCTTTACCTGTTCCCCCGGGTTTAAACTTTCCGAATCTAGAGCTTGATCATACTCGGTGAAGGGAAGATGAGAAGACCGGAAGTTACCCCATTCCATGTTAATAACCTGTCAGTTTGAAAGAACGTTAAATATGGGAATTGCATGTGCCTGCGGAGCATAGCAGCATTTGTTCTTACTAACCATCTCTCCTGATTGAGGTAGAAGGCCTTGCCATTTAGGAATTGCATGTGCCCGTTCCACATATGCAGCATTTGTTCCAGTTCCTAGAATCACAGCAGCAATAACATTATCGTTGTGGTATCTGCCCCCAGCTAGTGTGCCTATTGTATCATTTACCTGAGCCAGATAGACTAGTTAGAATGTCCAACATAATGAGGAGCAAAATTCATGGGGAAAATTCACATCACAGAGTTGTAACAAAAGCTTGTTAAAGATATTGTAGATGGTGAATAAAAGGCAATACCAAAGCCGCCACACGCATATCCAATCCAATCTTTTCCATGGCCTTTGTTAATTCTCCTACCACATCTTGTCCAACCTACATCAAAAACATCCAGAAAAGATGCAACAGCCGAGAAATGTACCAATATTGAAATCTTAAACTAGATAGATTGTACGAGTGATAACAATTACAGAGAACATGTGGTCTAGAAAATTTGTAGGACATTACATTAGCAAAGGAAAGCAATATTCCTATATTAGGAATGAGGACTACTGCTTCAATAGGATTGTAAGCTGAATGAATCCTCGTGCAATTTATCTATCCTCCCAACTTGTAAATCAGATAACAGTTAAAAACTTCGCAGCTACATTTCAGTTTCCAATAAAGTAATTCTATAGTTACACATGCTTGCAAAGAATTTCAGTTCTTTCACAGATCAGGTAATttgattgttttatttttttcccaTCAATCCACCGATTACCTGCCAACACTTCAATTGGTTGTGGATACCTTTCATAGGCACTTTAAACTCTTAGGGTGCATTTGGGGGAAAGAAAGAGTTACGGGGgaaaaagattataataatcctaggattatgataatcctagtgttgtgataatatgtgtttgggcgAAAgcttattattggtagtgttatgtTTATGGTAAGAACAAAACACAATCACAGTCACTCACCTTATTAGTTTATTTCCTGTCACAATGACATCAAAGCTAAGGTGGCTTTCTGTTACAAGATTACCACTACATAAAGAGGACGATCCATGAAAAGAACATAAGTTCCCTAAAAGTTATAAACAATAGCTTCCAGGTTCAATATTCTTAACATATacattaatttccattttttggTTTCTATATATACATACCATAGTGAAAACTTTtctcaaacaaatagaaagagaTGGATGTATAAAACACCACAACGATAATAGATATCAAGGTAAAGAATACTGACCGTGTCCTCAATATTGAATCCCTTTGTCCACTTTATAAGTGTCCCTGAGGCAATAGATGTTTGTCTAACTGGGAAAGAAAATGTAAAACCCAGCTCTCTTTGTCTACCAGATACCGGGTGGTAGCCATCACCTTCCTCTTCAACAAATTTTGCAAGTGCTTCAGCTATAAAACCAAATAACTCCTGAAAAACATTCTTCAGTCAATTCTGAGAACTTAGAACTTGGAATCTTAGCCTAAACAACTTGCTAACAGAAATACTAACCTCTGAAGTTCCCGTCATTACATGTGGAGGAATCGAAACTTCAACAAATTCTTGCCTAGCAACACGATCATCCTTTCCTCCTAATTGTACACGCAACACACGAAAGTTTGTGCCTCCAAGATCTAATGCATAGAACAGCCCTTTCTCGTCCCTAATAGTATtgagaagaaaaataagaaaggggaaggaaaaaaaatcttctcTTCAGCTTTTGTAGCAATTGGAAAGATGGAGATTACATCAAATAACAAGTAATGAGATGACAAACTATACTTAATCACCCTCACTTTTACATTATTAACTAAATGAAGCACTACATTTtttctacatttttttaaaaatacataacTAACGATTGAAATAAAGGGAAATTTTCACTCTTTTTAAGTTGGAATTGCCAGTTTACTTGGAAGGGTTCAGGTTCATCTTCAATGTACGGttcatcattcaatttcatAAAATTCGAGTTCATATTAAAGTTccctattaaaaaaaatgaagtttttACTAATTTCAAATTATACTTGATCACTCCAACTTGTACATTATTAACTAAATGAACCATGAGCACTTCAAGCATGCCATTTGGTACTACATTTAAATCGAAAAGACATAAATAACGATTGAACTAAAGGGAAAATTCACTTTTTTCAGTTGAATTGCCCGCTTTCCTGAAAGGGTTTAGATTCGTCTTCATTGTAAAGTACACCATTCAATTACACAAAACCCAAGTTCATATCAAAGTTCGctacaaaaaaacaaaataccaTCCACTTTTTTTTATGAGTTTCTACCAATTTAATCAGAAcccaaaatgaagaaacaaaaaataggaTAAGTGAAAGAAGATAAAATTACCCAGTGGGAAGATTATCCACATAACTAATGAGCATCTTAAGCTTACTTCCACCTTCAGATGCAAGACCAGCATGCATCTCAACAGCCATAGCTTCCGCCAATTGTTTCATCTTCTCCGTCGAAGTTCTACACTTCTCTTCAAACTCCTTCAATATACCCATCGCTTTACTCCACTTCCCACAGTTCTTCATCCGATGACGCACTACCAACGCCGCCGCCGTACAAACAGCAGCAGCACAAACCAAAGCCGTTCCAACAACAACCTTCTTCATaattggaggaaaaaaaaaaaacaagggaaaagaTTATATTAAAGGGGGGTGAAAATCGGAAGCGATTAACCGGaagggaggaaaaaaaaaaaggaaaaacagataatttttttttccgaTGGGGGAAGTGATCAGAGATTCATTGCGGAGAGGAAAGAGCGTGGGAATGAAGCGATTTAAGAATGGAATGGGGAAAAGGGGAAAAGGGTATCGGAGATGGAAGATTGAAGATTGGAATTGAGAGTTGAAATTGGAAATGGAATGGAATGAATCTGTAGTTCGCACATGAGGGAGGTAAAGGAATTGaatttgaagaaggaaagggaaAAAGATGGGAAATTGGACAAAGTTTTGAGTTGAAATTACGGTTCTGACCTGTCGTTTCACCGATTAccattttccttctttctttctttctttctttcccccACCTCTTTATTTCGTCTTTATCCATtgtttcttcttcatctcttcaatattatttttcataaagTTCATCTTTTTTTAATCCAATTTTTACCAATACAGTTTAGattaaacataatttaaaaataCCACTTTAAACATaatcttttatatttcaaaagatATTAAATACATATGATATAGTAACCTCGTCAAAACATTACGAGGATTACATTCACTTGACGAAATTATCGTTGGTATCTTGTTTGAAAAAGAAGTATGGATAAATATTTTTGCCCTTAACAAATTCAAATGAtccattcaaattttcaatagtCTTAcgtttatatttatacacttttaaaatatctttttattaaaGTAATTATTCGAAAAAAGAAATCGTAACATGCTATATGCTATTTTATAAAGAGGTAACAAGATAAATTGAAAGGTTTTgatatcaatattaaaaattCATTGATAGTTTTTACAATGCTCGTAAAACATTAGAAAAAAATGTCATCTATTTAATcgaatatggatataaatactaataataatacttaACTTAGTTTAGAAGttaaaaaaaacacaataattaatctaattaaccttttttcatgtaattgctttgctttttcaatattttaacaAAATCCAAAAAGTCATAAATTTGGGTCAAATTGTCAAAggtttttttgtttatttatttatttggttttggttttggtgATGAAGCAATGGCCAAAGGTAAATGGGTTTAATTAAGGCAGTATTAtggaattaataattcaaataaGTACCCACAGGTTGAAAAAAGAGCccataatattattatttttttatgctataaaatatagaaactaaacgttattaattattcaaaattgtacatattttaattgttttatgaacaataattatgctttttttttaaaaaaaaaatatttggttgaacaaaatatattactactttgactttttttttaataaaaaggaaaattaaaaacACCCAACATGAGAGAGCAccaaaaacaaaatatcacttttttctttttttcttttttacaaattcAACTATAGAAATTAGAAAACTCAATTTATTCCCTAATTCTCCATTTTgatttaagaaatttttaaaaaaattgtcaaaaataaaacatatgacaaaatatttacattcgATAGAAAAAGTAAGTGTAatgaattttatcttttagtggttttgttctatgtagtataaataatttgtcaaatttttttcctatttttgagaaaaaaaaccCATTTTTAATCTTGTGAATTGAATTTTGAGAAATGAGTTGAAATTAACTACTTGGTTTAGAACAAGGTagatttgaaattaattttagGAAAAATCACTTTTTTAGTGTTCAAGTTTTGACGAAAATGCGTTTTTAGTCACtgagttttaaaaatatataacttTTTAGTCTTTggattttataataatatatctaatttgATACTTTGGGTTTTTAAAAGTTGATTTAAAAGGTCATAAAagtatttttcttgtttgttcgatttgtttttaaaaataattatataatacttaaaattagaaaaaaaaatggtttcaGAGTGCATatgatttttagaaattattcttcaataattatttaaaataaaagtataaagtTATTTGAAAGACTttttaaacctatttttaaaaactCAAGAACTAAAAGGGTCATTTCGAAAATTCGGGGACTAAATTAGTCTATTCTTATAAATTTGGAGATTAAAAATGTATGTTTTTAAAACTCAAAGACTAAAAGCAtctatttttcaaaacttgaaaactaaaaaggtaattttctcatatatatatatatatataaaagggaTAACCAGACTAAGGGAGTCAAACCTCTTGAGTCCAAAGGCTCACCTCGACATTTGGCACCTCCGAGGTTCATTCCCTTTAAGTTGATGCCAAACCTGAATTGGTCTCGACGCCTTCAATTTTAGACTAGTATAAGGAAATAAATCTCCATCTCAATAAAGGAATGAGGAAAATCTCATAGTTATATTTCCCTCATTTTGTGCGCATCATAATATCTATGGAAAAGCACCACACTAGTGTGTGCtatcttttctttgttttgcaGGCAACCTCTTCtccaaattacaaatttacTATTAGCAACATGTGAAAGTAAGGTGAGTTCGCTTCACCATCAACAAATggtaattataaaaatatagaaaatcaCAATAAAATAATTCACTTTGAAATCcttcaaaatttaacattttggACAATAACATTTTTAAGTAAATCAATCTCTTTCCTACAATAACAAACaacaaaattcatttaaaatc
The sequence above is drawn from the Cucumis melo cultivar AY chromosome 2, USDA_Cmelo_AY_1.0, whole genome shotgun sequence genome and encodes:
- the LOC103492265 gene encoding hexokinase-1-like, yielding MKKVVVGTALVCAAAVCTAAALVVRHRMKNCGKWSKAMGILKEFEEKCRTSTEKMKQLAEAMAVEMHAGLASEGGSKLKMLISYVDNLPTGDEKGLFYALDLGGTNFRVLRVQLGGKDDRVARQEFVEVSIPPHVMTGTSEELFGFIAEALAKFVEEEGDGYHPVSGRQRELGFTFSFPVRQTSIASGTLIKWTKGFNIEDTVGQDVVGELTKAMEKIGLDMRVAALVNDTIGTLAGGRYHNDNVIAAVILGTGTNAAYVERAHAIPKWQGLLPQSGEMVINMEWGNFRSSHLPFTEYDQALDSESLNPGEQIFEKMISGMYLGEIVRRVLCRMAEEAALFGDVVPPKLKKPFILRTPDMSAMHHDTSPDLKVVGTKLNNILEVSNSPLPLRKIVFELCDIVATRGARLSAAGIYGIIKKLGRDTPKDGDNQKSVIAVDGGLFEHYTKFRNSLESSLKELLGEQVADNFVIEHSNDGSGIGAALLAASHSQYLGVEES